In Columba livia isolate bColLiv1 breed racing homer chromosome 8, bColLiv1.pat.W.v2, whole genome shotgun sequence, a single genomic region encodes these proteins:
- the SLC35A3 gene encoding UDP-N-acetylglucosamine transporter isoform X3, whose protein sequence is MSTNLKYLSLGILVFQTTGLVLTMRYSRTLKEEGPRYLSSTAVVIAELLKILACILLIYKDSKCNLRSLNRVLHDEILNKPMETLKLAIPSGIYTLQNNLLYVALSNLDAATYQVTYQLKILTTALFSVSMLSKKLGVYQWLSLVILMTGVAFVQWPSDSQATAAKEHSAGSQFVGLMAVLTACFSSGFAGVYFEKILKETKQSVWIRNIQLGFFGSIFGLMGVYIYDGEQLSKNGFFQGYNKLTWIVVVLQALGGLVIAAVIKYADNILKGFATSLSIILSTLISYFWLQDFVPTSVFFFGAILVIAATFLYGYDPKPAGNPIKA, encoded by the exons ATGTCTACCAATTTAAAATACCTTTCCTTGGGCATCCTGGTTTTTCAGACCACAGGTTTAGTCTTGACCATGCGTTATTCTCGAACACTGAAAGAAGAAGGACCTCGTTACTTGTCCTCTACTGCAGTGGTTATTGCTGAACTTCTGAAGATTTTGGCCTGCATTCTGTTGATCTACAAAGACAGCA AGTGCAATTTACGGAGTCTGAACAGAGTACTACATGATGAAATCCTTAATAAACCCATGGAAACCCTTAAACTTGCTATTCCTTCAGGAATTTATACTCTTCAGAATAACTTGCTGTATGTTGCATTGTCAAACCTAGATGCAGCCACATACCAG GTTACATATCAACTGAAAATTCTTACCACAGCATTGTTTTCTGTGTCCATGTTAAGCAAGAAATTGGGTGTATACCAGTGGCTTTCATTAGTGATATTGATGACAGGAGTGGCATTTGTGCAG TGGCCTTCAGACTCTCAAGCAACGGCTGCTAAGGAACATTCAGCAGGATCTCAGTTTGTAGGCCTGATGGCAGTTCTTACAGCATGCTTTTCTAGTGGATTTGCTGGggtttattttgagaaaattttgaaagaaactaAGCAGTCAGTGTGGATCAGAAACATCCAGCTTG GATTTTTTGGTAGCATATTTGGACTGATGGGTGTATACATTTATGATGGAGAACAACTGTCAAAGAATGGATTTTTTCAAGGATACAATAAACTTACTTGGATAGTTGTTGTTCTACAG GCACTTGGAGGTCTGGTGATTGCTGCTGTTATAAAATACGCAGACAACATTTTAAAGGGATTCGCAACTTCTCTCTCTATTATACTGTCAACATTGATCTCCTATTTCTGGCTGCAAGACTTTGTCCCTACAAG TGTATTTTTCTTCGGAGCCATCCTTGTAATAGCAGCCACTTTCCTATACGGTTATGATCCCAAACCTGCAGGAAATCCCATTAAGGCATAG
- the SLC35A3 gene encoding UDP-N-acetylglucosamine transporter isoform X1: protein MTTNEDKIVVQNNVVKEESQEMSTNLKYLSLGILVFQTTGLVLTMRYSRTLKEEGPRYLSSTAVVIAELLKILACILLIYKDSKCNLRSLNRVLHDEILNKPMETLKLAIPSGIYTLQNNLLYVALSNLDAATYQVTYQLKILTTALFSVSMLSKKLGVYQWLSLVILMTGVAFVQWPSDSQATAAKEHSAGSQFVGLMAVLTACFSSGFAGVYFEKILKETKQSVWIRNIQLGFFGSIFGLMGVYIYDGEQLSKNGFFQGYNKLTWIVVVLQALGGLVIAAVIKYADNILKGFATSLSIILSTLISYFWLQDFVPTSVFFFGAILVIAATFLYGYDPKPAGNPIKA, encoded by the exons ATGACCACTAATGAAGACAAGATTGTAGTTCAAAATAATGTTGTG aaggaagaaagtcaAGAAATGTCTACCAATTTAAAATACCTTTCCTTGGGCATCCTGGTTTTTCAGACCACAGGTTTAGTCTTGACCATGCGTTATTCTCGAACACTGAAAGAAGAAGGACCTCGTTACTTGTCCTCTACTGCAGTGGTTATTGCTGAACTTCTGAAGATTTTGGCCTGCATTCTGTTGATCTACAAAGACAGCA AGTGCAATTTACGGAGTCTGAACAGAGTACTACATGATGAAATCCTTAATAAACCCATGGAAACCCTTAAACTTGCTATTCCTTCAGGAATTTATACTCTTCAGAATAACTTGCTGTATGTTGCATTGTCAAACCTAGATGCAGCCACATACCAG GTTACATATCAACTGAAAATTCTTACCACAGCATTGTTTTCTGTGTCCATGTTAAGCAAGAAATTGGGTGTATACCAGTGGCTTTCATTAGTGATATTGATGACAGGAGTGGCATTTGTGCAG TGGCCTTCAGACTCTCAAGCAACGGCTGCTAAGGAACATTCAGCAGGATCTCAGTTTGTAGGCCTGATGGCAGTTCTTACAGCATGCTTTTCTAGTGGATTTGCTGGggtttattttgagaaaattttgaaagaaactaAGCAGTCAGTGTGGATCAGAAACATCCAGCTTG GATTTTTTGGTAGCATATTTGGACTGATGGGTGTATACATTTATGATGGAGAACAACTGTCAAAGAATGGATTTTTTCAAGGATACAATAAACTTACTTGGATAGTTGTTGTTCTACAG GCACTTGGAGGTCTGGTGATTGCTGCTGTTATAAAATACGCAGACAACATTTTAAAGGGATTCGCAACTTCTCTCTCTATTATACTGTCAACATTGATCTCCTATTTCTGGCTGCAAGACTTTGTCCCTACAAG TGTATTTTTCTTCGGAGCCATCCTTGTAATAGCAGCCACTTTCCTATACGGTTATGATCCCAAACCTGCAGGAAATCCCATTAAGGCATAG
- the SLC35A3 gene encoding UDP-N-acetylglucosamine transporter isoform X2, producing the protein MTNKLKNKRKSKKEESQEMSTNLKYLSLGILVFQTTGLVLTMRYSRTLKEEGPRYLSSTAVVIAELLKILACILLIYKDSKCNLRSLNRVLHDEILNKPMETLKLAIPSGIYTLQNNLLYVALSNLDAATYQVTYQLKILTTALFSVSMLSKKLGVYQWLSLVILMTGVAFVQWPSDSQATAAKEHSAGSQFVGLMAVLTACFSSGFAGVYFEKILKETKQSVWIRNIQLGFFGSIFGLMGVYIYDGEQLSKNGFFQGYNKLTWIVVVLQALGGLVIAAVIKYADNILKGFATSLSIILSTLISYFWLQDFVPTSVFFFGAILVIAATFLYGYDPKPAGNPIKA; encoded by the exons ATGActaacaaactgaaaaacaaaagaaagagtaag aaggaagaaagtcaAGAAATGTCTACCAATTTAAAATACCTTTCCTTGGGCATCCTGGTTTTTCAGACCACAGGTTTAGTCTTGACCATGCGTTATTCTCGAACACTGAAAGAAGAAGGACCTCGTTACTTGTCCTCTACTGCAGTGGTTATTGCTGAACTTCTGAAGATTTTGGCCTGCATTCTGTTGATCTACAAAGACAGCA AGTGCAATTTACGGAGTCTGAACAGAGTACTACATGATGAAATCCTTAATAAACCCATGGAAACCCTTAAACTTGCTATTCCTTCAGGAATTTATACTCTTCAGAATAACTTGCTGTATGTTGCATTGTCAAACCTAGATGCAGCCACATACCAG GTTACATATCAACTGAAAATTCTTACCACAGCATTGTTTTCTGTGTCCATGTTAAGCAAGAAATTGGGTGTATACCAGTGGCTTTCATTAGTGATATTGATGACAGGAGTGGCATTTGTGCAG TGGCCTTCAGACTCTCAAGCAACGGCTGCTAAGGAACATTCAGCAGGATCTCAGTTTGTAGGCCTGATGGCAGTTCTTACAGCATGCTTTTCTAGTGGATTTGCTGGggtttattttgagaaaattttgaaagaaactaAGCAGTCAGTGTGGATCAGAAACATCCAGCTTG GATTTTTTGGTAGCATATTTGGACTGATGGGTGTATACATTTATGATGGAGAACAACTGTCAAAGAATGGATTTTTTCAAGGATACAATAAACTTACTTGGATAGTTGTTGTTCTACAG GCACTTGGAGGTCTGGTGATTGCTGCTGTTATAAAATACGCAGACAACATTTTAAAGGGATTCGCAACTTCTCTCTCTATTATACTGTCAACATTGATCTCCTATTTCTGGCTGCAAGACTTTGTCCCTACAAG TGTATTTTTCTTCGGAGCCATCCTTGTAATAGCAGCCACTTTCCTATACGGTTATGATCCCAAACCTGCAGGAAATCCCATTAAGGCATAG